The Naumovozyma dairenensis CBS 421 chromosome 1, complete genome genomic interval CAACGGTGCCGGAGGTCCCTATTGTTTCAGGtgataatattgttgtCTTCGGCAGTGCTACAACATTATCTAGTTCGTATTTATTTGGCGTATCGATGTTTTCATCAGATGTAACAAGAGCAGACAATAATGAATGTTTGTCATCTTTATTGTTGGTATTTGCTAGGGAGTTATGATGATTGGTTGGGAATAgagatttttcaaaatgaaactTGTAATCGGAGAGTGGGTTAGCTTCATATCCCAGAGTTGTTGCCAATACTATCGCCAACGCTATTAATATAAGTAACAGACTTAGTTTGAAGATCTTAAGGGACCTTCTAGGAAAGGATAACATGAGCATATATCTGTGTGGGTAAGTAAGTAATTCGTGTTGCACCTCTTCAATACTTCCGCGGTAACCCAAATACAGAAGGTTTAGTTATGCTTGACTGATTATTCAAAAGGACAAAGATAGAACTCAAGACAACATATAAGGTTGGGTATTTCCCTTAAGGACCAGGTGTACCAGTGAGTTCGGATTGGAAGAAACGACCAGTTGTAGCTGTCTTTAAATGTTATTTTTGAAGAGACGCCTCCTCTCAGTAACTATTTATAGACAACCGGGCCGCGTAAATCAACTGAACAATACAGCCGCATTTTTATGTTTCCCCATTGTAATTTTTCCCCTTTTAGTGTACATGGGCTGTTGACTAGTTCATGAATGGAAGTGTATCCAAAGTTATACAAGGGAATATAGATCACACATATTCTATTAATTTGTTACTTAATATATAGGAGAAAaccaattttattttttattctgtCAAGATACCaacttttctttaattttttgtttactttcTTGCCAAGAAGGTTCGAAGAAATGGGGTTACAATATCAATcgtaaataaaaaaaatttttttttatgaGTTTACAGAACAATCctattaaatatatatatatatattaagtATACTTCAGTACTTCttattctatttttttttcagcAGTCTTTCTCCAAACCGCCTTAGTATTAAAATAGAACATCTGTGCCATGGCTAGCAAGGTAATATTCTACAGGATTCGCTCACTAGACAAAATCCTCCCCCTGCTCCCTTCTCCTCCACTTTTTAACTCCGAAATAAGTACTTCAGATACTACCTATATGTCAAATCATTATACCGATTGAAGTATATTAATCTGACATTTCAAATAACTAATTAAATTGTAGGGGTAGACCAGAACTATCATTCACAATCTTGGCTGCAGCAGGAAGTAAGGATCCCAATATGCAAGCTAACGCATTGGGCGATTCATGTTTGCAACATCAAATTACATGAACTAACCCCAGAAATCCGGTGAATAATGTGCTGTAGAAAAATTCTTTTGGAGACCAAAAGAGTTAGTACTGCATTACACACTGGAACCACAAGGAGAAAATAATCATTAGGTTTAACAAGAGAGGTTTATGATCTTGCTTAGAAACAATTCGTTTgtattctatatatttaccCTATTCACCAATAGAAATTATAATAtcagaaataaaataaaaacataaCCCCACGaattatcatctttttaTTACATGTACTATCATTTCATTACATATATTCATCTCCAAGATTACACCCGGGACAAATCACctaaatataatacataGTACAACAAAAATCTAAACCGTTTTAAGAGTGCCAGATTGTTTATGCTTTAAAAGGAATCATTGGTAgttcaattcatcatctaacGTTATCTTCCTCCCAAATTGTTCTCAACATTCAAAAAGCACTAGCGGGCGGCTAGGCGCACTCCGAATCTGGCTACTTCACAGTCtagaattacaagaaatgaaaaacacCTCGAGGTGTCCAATATCGAATTGATTTGAAATGGAATGACTCTAGTTGGGGAAACAAAGGTAACATCAAAAGAGTAAACTCACCAAgtttaaaagaattaacACACTCATTACTTATACCTACAAACCACAATGTCAGCAAACGAATATTACGGAGACGATTCAAAGGCTACGGTATGTTACTAATACACGAATCAAAGTTAGCTAGCTTAGCATCTGATGTCccattgttattatatcCTCAGTACTTTATTACTAACATTAACTGATCCCATCTAAGAATCAAACATCCAAATATATACAGTACTCACGCCCAAGTGCTCCACCTCCAGGCCATGATGCTGGCGCCGGTACAAGAGGATATCCTCCACAACAACCTCAATATTATCAGCAACAACAGCCTCAATATTACCAACACCAGCAGCAACAGCCGcaatattatcaacaaccaccaccaccacagcaacaacaacaacaaccaatCTATGTTCAACAAGCACCAcctcaaaataataacgatgATTGCTTGACTGGTTGTTTAGCTGGGTTATGTGTTTGCTGTACTTTAGACATGTTATTATAAGGAATGCGATAACAGCTggtataaaaataaaaaacattACAAAGacaataaatattaaaaatattaaaatacCTTTTTGAACAAAGAGGTTACGTGTAATTTTTCCCCAAAACGTTGTACGGTGAACTGTTAGATGTAGAATTTACATACCTGTATACGTACAATAATCATATCTTAACAGACCTTTTATCAACATATGCAAAATATTTAAGTATTTGCCAATCTAACAAATCAAATAGGATACGTGAGAAAAGTTCTTATTTcgttatatatatgcatatgtattaaaaagaaaatcatcTAGAGTTCAGTTGAAACATAATTGTTCCGGAGGATAACTggtaaatattattagaaataaATTTCCCGCATTCTACCTCTAGATCTTAGTAGGGTTTTACATGACGGCCCAGGACAAGTCTTTGGACCATAATTATCTGGATGTGATGACCCTTTCAATTCTgctaattttttcttgggTAATTTCGATTTCGATTTTGCATTATCAATTCTAACGTAACAGCGTCCGCAAAATGTATGACCACATGAAGCAACATAAACTTTTTGTGATAAGTCACGGTCTAACTGAGATGGTTTTGATAAACTTTGATAAGGGCAATGGAAATCGTATTtagaaacaagaaattcaaaCGAAACACCATGATCCTTATCACTAGTACCTACGAAGTCTTTCGGTATACCAACGCCCAACTCAACACCACACAAAATGCATGCAGGAACATCCATCCAATATTTCGCCAAGTCTACATCTTCCATTATAACAGTTTCATCtttaccatttttcttcacaGTCATTTTAACCTTTGGTTCCGTCGAGAATGATGAACTATAACCTTCAGGTAATGCTAACGCACGTTTCTTGAACCCGTCTTGTTGTGGTTTGGTTTTACTCATGAACCCTTTAGTCCTTGAATCACGTTCTGCATCTTCTCTACGTTGAAtcatattaatgatattctGCGTGTGtgcatcatcatcttcatattcataACCGTATGCTCCGGCAGCTCTCCCTGTGTCgttatcttcttctcctATCCCATAGTCaccatcatcttcatcatccgCAGCCCCAACGTCACCATAGCCCAAGCCTAATTGGTTcataagaaaaaaacttGCTAAATTGGAGCCGAAATGCCTATTATTAGCTCTAATTGTTGAACGTACGCGAGCATGCCTTTCCCGAAGTAACCTTTCATTATCACGTTGAGATTGTCTAATTCGTCTTAATGTCCAATCAGCCATAACTTGACCTCTATATTGAGTgaacaaagaaatcaaatcatcTGAACATTCTGCAAAAGTTGTTGGTGCCACACTTTGAACGATTGATGTAAATTCTTGTAATGATTGGGCATGATCAAATGCACCTCGAACATCCGGAGGATATGTATGAATTCTTTCTCttaaattgattaaattaCGATTGGTACTAGTATTATCAACACTATTACCACTAGTATCAGGTGCTGAGTGCCCTTGCCCTTGTCCTTGTCTTTGCCTTTGCCTTTCTTGCATAGCCATCATTCGAGCTCTTTGGCGCATACCCAGTATACTTGCAGGTAAACTAACTTCATCGGTGTCATTATcactttcattttcatcactACCATGAAAGAATAAAGAATTTGTTGCTCTCCGAGTAGCTCTCCTAAGAAGTTGACGACGTGATAATGGGACaatgttttcatttaatgattcaaatgaaCTCCTTGTCGGCCTCTCATTCGGATCAGCATTAATTCTTAATCTTTCACCACCAGGTAGATTCAACGTTACGGTAGGTGTAGATGTCCTTTCTTCTAGAATCATgacttcatcatcatcatcatcattggCATCACCATTGGAGTTTtcaatgttattattgctactattgttattaatgATTATAGTTCTTGGTCGTGAATTTGTAATATATTCAGGTTCAGCATCTAAATCGACATACTCTGCTGTTGGATCAATGGGACCAATTTCgttaatattattgttattgtgAGTGGGATCAATGATTTCGTCCATAATCGCAAAATcgtcatcattttcatcattttcttcattctCTTCTTGTGCATCACGTCGACTGGTTGTGTTGGTATTATTAGGATTAGTACTTATAAATCGATGTAATGCATCACGAGGTCTCCCGATACGACGATCAGGTACTAAACTAATCTGCCTTGATTCTTCACGTATTCTTGCGTCTTCTTCTGGATCACTTTCGATAAGGATGGCggaattattgttatcattatcattatcatcaccACGATCATCATTAGAGCCTTCAGTATTGTTGGCATGAGTAGCTGTAGCTGTATTTTTATCGACAGAAGTagcagaagaagaaggagtaccattttcatttgtatTTATGTCATCGTTCCTCTCAGCGACATTATCAGATGGGAGAATGGGAGTCGCTGTAGAGGAAATCGACGAATGCCTTTCTTGTTCCTCCTGCATTAACTCTCGTTGTTTAGAAGTATATATACGTCGTGGAATCAGTGATTAAAAGTTTTTCTCTCTCTTGGCGTTTGTTATATCAAACAGATATATGGGTATTAGTGGTCCAATTTAGTGTTTGCTGAATATACCACACATTCAGAAGCacaacaaaaagaaaagagaaagaaaaaggagGGATTAGTATTTTGCAATCGTGATTGCGTCTATATGATTGATTAACAAAAGAAGCTGactttgaatttaaaatgAGTGTCTTAGAgatttttaattttcaaatgagCAGTTTCAATTCTGTGTGCTTTTGTTTGGTTTCGTCTGATATGTAACAACTTCGCGTTTGTGTTAACGTAAcgatattaataatattaacagATTAGATACATAAACTACTACATGTAGTTCTTGGCAGTCCGCATAAGAGTATAGTCAGTAGAAGAATACAAGtacaaattcaaatacaaTTTAGAAAACTGGAATTAGTTATGAAGATTGAAGTACAGAATATTTATCCATTAGTTGCATGGTCATGGGATATGCCCAAGAATCTTGATGACCCAGACAGCGATGAGCCGGACAATGCTAATGATTCTTATGGGATACGGAGAAGAGCACCAAACAAGAATGCAGTAGATGATGTCTGTGGTATATGTCGAGCAAGTTACAATGGTACATGTCCTAATTGTAAATTCCCAGGTACTGATTGCCCTCTTGTCTTGGGGAGATGTAATCATAATTTCCATTTCCATTGTATTTATCAATGGTTGAAGACTTTAACTTCAAAGGGTCTTTGTCCCATGTGTAGGCAAAAATTTCGGCTGAAGCCCAATGCTACAGTTAACACAGATCATCTTGGAGCCTTTAAAGAATTAGCCATAACAACAAGAGCAAGATTAATTAGTGAAGGATTGTtcgatgaagatgaggaaGGCGACGATGATAGTGAATATGCgtatgataatgaagaagttCAAAGAGATAATCGTGATTACGAGCATATATGGAATAATCCCTCAACGGAGTATGAAGAGTTGACAGTTGGTGACATGTTTAATACAAGAAGGTAcattgatgatgaggaagaagaagatgacgaAGGTTATTAATGCAACACCTTCACTTATTaggtatatatttaatcGCATCTcatgaaaaagaaatgaaaacagACGCCGACGTCCATATAATAGATAAAGCCAAAATGTGATATAAGTGCGTATTCATTCAATATGTTATATTTATCCAACTTCTGTCCCACTCGGGTACGTACAAAATATAACCGCCCAGTgtacaaataataaacaaaaaattaaataacaGAAATGCTTCCAATCGGATTTGAACCGATGATCTCCACATTACTAGTGTGGCGCCTTACCAACTTGGCCATAGAAGCTGTTAACCTGTTGATTTGTAAGAAATCCGTTTGGAATAACGAAATATTGGCGTCACGTCCAAGTATCGcaaagaagtatgtttattttattattaattgagtGATTACTGTCACGAAATTATGAGTCGTTAGTTATCAGTCAAGTTGAattatgaattattatgTAGTTTCCCAGGTTCAAAGTAATGACTCGAACTACGTTATGCACCGTACATGTTTGTAGCTGTAT includes:
- the SLX5 gene encoding SUMO-targeted ubiquitin ligase complex subunit SLX5 (similar to Saccharomyces cerevisiae SLX5 (YDL013W); ancestral locus Anc_3.186) produces the protein MQEEQERHSSISSTATPILPSDNVAERNDDINTNENGTPSSSATSVDKNTATATHANNTEGSNDDRGDDNDNDNNNSAILIESDPEEDARIREESRQISLVPDRRIGRPRDALHRFISTNPNNTNTTSRRDAQEENEENDENDDDFAIMDEIIDPTHNNNNINEIGPIDPTAEYVDLDAEPEYITNSRPRTIIINNNSSNNNIENSNGDANDDDDDEVMILEERTSTPTVTLNLPGGERLRINADPNERPTRSSFESLNENIVPLSRRQLLRRATRRATNSLFFHGSDENESDNDTDEVSLPASILGMRQRARMMAMQERQRQRQGQGQGHSAPDTSGNSVDNTSTNRNLINLRERIHTYPPDVRGAFDHAQSLQEFTSIVQSVAPTTFAECSDDLISLFTQYRGQVMADWTLRRIRQSQRDNERLLRERHARVRSTIRANNRHFGSNLASFFLMNQLGLGYGDVGAADDEDDGDYGIGEEDNDTGRAAGAYGYEYEDDDAHTQNIINMIQRREDAERDSRTKGFMSKTKPQQDGFKKRALALPEGYSSSFSTEPKVKMTVKKNGKDETVIMEDVDLAKYWMDVPACILCGVELGVGIPKDFVGTSDKDHGVSFEFLVSKYDFHCPYQSLSKPSQLDRDLSQKVYVASCGHTFCGRCYVRIDNAKSKSKLPKKKLAELKGSSHPDNYGPKTCPGPSCKTLLRSRGRMREIYF
- the APC11 gene encoding anaphase promoting complex subunit 11 (similar to Saccharomyces cerevisiae APC11 (YDL008W); ancestral locus Anc_3.190) produces the protein MKIEVQNIYPLVAWSWDMPKNLDDPDSDEPDNANDSYGIRRRAPNKNAVDDVCGICRASYNGTCPNCKFPGTDCPLVLGRCNHNFHFHCIYQWLKTLTSKGLCPMCRQKFRLKPNATVNTDHLGAFKELAITTRARLISEGLFDEDEEGDDDSEYAYDNEEVQRDNRDYEHIWNNPSTEYEELTVGDMFNTRRYIDDEEEEDDEGY